The DNA sequence ATGTTTTTGAAGGAGACTAGAAACAACAGCAGAGATACAAGGTGATATCTGAGCTGTTAACACATGCTATTGCCTTCAGCTTACATGTGGGAAGAATCTTATCATGCTTCCTGATAAACCTCCCTTTACCCTAGATGGGAAAATACTGTATTGAAGGAGCTCATCCTTGATGAGACTATTAGAACAGACCCAGTCATATTTTAAGTGAGATGAGGAAAAAACAATCAAGATGCTGTGCATTTTGAAGTGGAAAAAATCTGGAATTGCTACTGTAGAATGAGAAGCCTAGTACAACAGTAGCCATGATTAGGGTACCCACTTTGAAGGGTATAGTGCAACCTCTCTGACATGAATCTGTTTTTCAACAATACAATCAAAGATAATGGCATCAACAGATTTTTGATCAGTAAAAATGAGTTTAGGTAATGAAGGACTCTGTACATGGTACATAAGCAGAGGAAATTTTCTTAGAACATCTAGGAAAGTAAATGCTGTTCAATTAATCCCAATAAGATGAATTTCAAGTTCCATCTGCTACATCTGAGTTGAGTTCAAGAGCTGGGCCTGCTTGGCTTAGGGAAAAAATGAGATGTAATACCTATTTACAGACAGAAAGGAAATGACAGATGCAAGCCATTTAAAGAGATGCAGGTACATGAGTTGGTAACAAGCTGTATTTTAAGAAGCAGACACTGGAAATCAAAACACTTCTCACTGTAAAAGTTTCACATTTTGGAATAGGCGTCCTGGAGCAGCTATGGAATGAAGAACCTTATAgatctttgcctcagtctattgAATTTCCAAAGGACTCCATTCTAttgcatgtgattttttttactcTTTCAGTGGGAGCAGTAGAAACTGTAAGGATAGAAGCAAATGGCACAGAAATACAACTAAATCTTCAGGCAATTTGGTGGCAGTTCTGCTGTTATGTTCTTACAACTAGAACTATACTTCCTGTAGGACTCAGAGCAGTGATATTGTAAAGGAACCGAAAGTTTGTCCCACCCATCATATAGGGTCAGGTGTAGAGGGGTCATCTTCACCTGTTGTCAGTGAGTACTTTTTTGGATAACTTCCATGCTTGCTTTGCAAGTAGTCTAGAGTGGAAATAAGAATTTCCAAAATGGAATGGGGGTGGTGGGATTAGGGATCCTCTAAGTTCTGTTTTTGGAATTGGCCTGTATTTGTACCAGAGCTATAAAAAAAACCtagaaaaaatgaaaatgtgttGATTGTCTGTTCCAATGGCAGCTAGTGGGGATACTAGATATGAGTACAATATGTTGAAGTTGACACTAGATAATCTTACAAATGGTACATGTTTAATTTATTGGTCCTTTTAGGGGTCCCTATGCCTCTCTGGCAGCGGATACAAAGTAACAGAGCACAGTTAATTCACTTCAAGTAAATAGTCATATAACTCATATCCACTTCAGTATAAATATGGAACTGAGCAGGCTGCTTCAGAATCAACCCTTATAGCCATGCCCTTAAATCAGTGTCATGCTGCTGATTCATATGCATAGACTCTACAGACTGGGCACAGTCAAGTCAGTCTTAATAGCTGTCAGTGATGGTCTTCACAAAGGGAGGGGAAGAGCCTCCACCTCTTCCAAACACTCATCATAGGCTTCCTGGTATTCCTCATGGGGCTTGATCATGATCACACAAGTTGGGCGTTTTGAACCTGCAGCTGTTCCCAAGTCCTAAGAAAAACACGAAAACAGCCATCATTTCCAAAGCTTGGACATAAATCATTCTCTTACTATACCAATGACCACATAGAAAACACCCATCTTCACAGTAGGATAATGATCAAGTCACAGGACCACACTTTGCTATGGAAGTTGAGTGACTTTGCCAGTTGGGAATCTGAAAAGAGGCAGATTGCAGTTTAGCAAGCTATAAAGAACTTGCAATACAGACATTCTAAAAAAAATAGAAGTTACATTTCAGAATGTCACACTCAGTAACAATTTGAATTCTTGATGCAGAATATTCAAGACTTTGGCTGGAGACAGTGTTAAATTTGGTAGATTAAAATGGAAAATTTCAAGCAGGACTTTCTCAGTTTTGTACTAGTAGACAGTACCACCTATTATTTCAGAGGGCCTTTACTATCACACAAAAACAGTATCTCAAGCTCAGACACTGCACCTCCAAAGAAAGGATAGCTGAGAATCTTTGTCAAAAACTTCCCTGCTATCCCTTTCCTGCAGGTGCAACATCAGAGTTCAGGACTGTTAAGCCTTGTTAGTTTCTAACTCATATCTCAAACAAAAGTCTGGGGCATTACTAGAGCTGCAACATTTAATTGATGAACTGATTCAATTTGATTTAAAGACAACTAACTGCAACCCTATTTACACCTTACAATGggacttcagaatagacatgccaaggattgtgctgtaagataaaACAAGTACTTTCTACCCATATACAACTCAAATCAATTTCCATACAGTAACAAACTTACACACTCTAGTCTTCGGTATCTCTAACCATGTGACAGCCCTAGATGATACTGAACAGTAATAGGTGGTATTGTTTTTAGTGGTAGCAGCAGCTAAATTATGGTGTGAAGTAACAATATTACCATAGTTATGTCTTGCGGTAGAGTTCTGCTGCTTTAGAATGTTTTTGCATCACATTCATTACTGTATTCTGAAGGTACTGCTTTTTATTCTGTAATAACCTATTGCCTAACCATGTAATATTCACTCATTCAATGTAGCTCTTTAACTTTGATTGACAAAGCAATCTCAAGTGTGTTGTTGCTTTCTAAACTGAGGAGTCCTGCTCCTTCCACATGTTAAAAACCAATAAAGATGGGAGGGTGGAAAAACAAGTGTTTACTGTAATGTTCAGCTCTGTACTGGTGGTGATTCTAGCACTGTCTAAGTTCAGCTCTGTATTGGTGGTGATTCTAGCACTGTCTAAGTGTGGTGTTTACAGGAGGGTAACTTTAAGGAGGAAAACCATAAGCCCATCAGATGGGAGGAGAGAAGGTATTGACTAAGGGAAATTTCAGGCCTGTTCTAAGTAGAGAAAAAACTTATTTGATCTGAAGAGGAATGACAATTAAAATAGttgatattgtattggcaaccttcagtctcgaaagactatggtatcgcgctctgaaaggtggttctggcacagcgtctagtgtggctgaaaaggccaatccgggagtgacaatcccttccacaccgggagcaagtgcagtctgtccctggtctgtctccctggctatgggccttccttctttgcctcttagcctcagactgttggcaaagtgtctcttcaaactgggaaaggccatgctgcacagcctgcctccaagcgggccgctcagaggccagggtttcccacttgttgaggtccatccctaaggccttcagatccctcttgcagatgtccttgtatcgcagctgtggtctacctgtagggcgctttccttgcacgagttctccatagaggagatcctttgggatccggccatcatccattctcacgacatgaccaagccaacgcaggcgtctctgtttcagcagtgaatacatgctagggattccagcacgttccaggactgtgttgtttggaactttgtcctgccaggtgatgccgaggatgcgtcggaggcagcgcatgtggaaagcgctcagtttcctctcctgttgtgggcgaagagtccatgactcgctgcagtacagaagtgtactcaggacgcaagctctgtagacctggatcttggtatgttccgtcagcttcttgttggaccagactctctttgtgagtctggaaaacgtggtagctgctttaccgatgcgcctgtttagctcggcatcgagagaatgagtgtcggagatcgttgagccaaggtacacaaagtcatggacaacctccagttcatgctcagagattgtaatgcagggaggtgagtccacatcctgaaccatgacctgtgttttcttcaggctgattgtcagtccaaaatcttggcaggccttgctaaaacgatccatgagctgctggagatctttggcagagtgggtagtgacagctgcatcgtcggcaaagaggaagtcacgcagacatttcagctggactttggattttgctctcagtctggagaggttgaagagctttccgtctgatctggtccggagatagatgccttctgttgcagttccaaaggcctgcttcagcaggacagcgaagaaaatcccaaacaaggttggtgcaagaacacagccctgcttcactccgcttcggatgtcaaaagggtctgatgtggagccatcgaagacaacagtgcccttcatgtccttgtggaaggatctgatgatgctgaggagcctgggtggacatccaatcttggggagaatcttgaagaggccgtctctgctgaccaggtcgaaagcctttgtgagatctatgaaggctataaagagtggctgtcgttgttccctgcatttctcctgcagttgtctaagggagaataccatatcagtggtggacctgttggctcggaatccacactgcgattctggatagacgctctctgcaagtacctggagcctctttagtacaactcgggcaaacagctttcctacaacgctaaggagagagatgccgcggtagttgttgcagtcacccctgtcacctttgttcttgtacagcgtgatgatgtttgcatccctcatgtcttgaggtactccaccttctctccagcagagacagaggatttcatgcagctcagtgacgatgatctctttgcagcattttaggacttcagcagggatgctgtcttttccaggtgccttgccaaaggcaagggagtccagggccacgtgaagttcttctagggttggttcactgtcaagctcttccagcacaggcaggcactcaatgttgttcagtgcttcttcggtgactacattttctctggaatatagctcagagtagtgctgcacccagcgttccatctgctgcgcccgatcctggatgacctcgcctgtggcagacttcagaggggcaattttcttctgtgttggacctagggcctgcttgataccatcatacatccccttgatgttgcccgtgtcagctgctatctgtatctcggaacagagctggagccagtagtcgttagcacatctcctggcagtctgttggactttgctgcgagcagttcggaggacctgcaggttgcgctcactgggacagaccttgtatgctgcttgagctctcctcttttcctcaatgactggtgtcaactcctcagagtgggcttcaaaccagtctgccgccttgttggtcttcttgccgaatatggacaaggcggtgttgtaaacggtattcttgaaatgttcccatctgctggatgcgtttgcgtcggccgggcctggaagagattcctcaagcgcttgtgcaaattcctccacttttctctgatcccgggtcttgctggtatcaatgcgaggtcttccttcctttttcgtgtgatacagtcgctttgtttgcagtttcactctgctgcacaccagggagtggtcagtgtcgcaggcagcaccatgataactgcgtgtgatcttgatgctgggaaggctggagcgtctggtgaggatcaggtcgagctggtgccagtgctttgatcttggatgtctccaagagactctatgttggggctttgtccccccccccaaacatagaAAAGCATCAACTCCCTTTTGTACATTCTCCTAACCCTTTATTACCGTTTTGGAAGGGATATAGACATATGGGAGATTCCTGTCTTCACACATGATAGGGATGTGGCAGTAAACTTCAATAGGCAGTGTATCTCCTGCAAGAACTgtaatcctaaaaaaaaaaatcagcaaagaataaaacaagaaCCAAAAGGAGCACTGAGGCTTAAAATAAAAACTGGCAGCTGTTCTCTTCAGCTGTTAGGTAGCAGAATAAGGCTACAATATACATGCTTACGGGTAAGCCTCACTGATAGCAGAGGAGATACTctggcctagatcaggggtgcccaaactttttggcagggaggccacatcatctctctgacactggggcaaaaaaattaatttacatttcaaatttcaataaatttacatcaatgaatatattagagatagaacttgaatgaatgaaggtcttgcactagcTCAAAGTGTATaaaaggccagccttcctttgctgctgctgcagcatcacagacgtgaaacagcaagcagtgcagggagccctcatcccacagctcacacgagaggtcaaacagttgccctcacgctgagagcagttacgtcaagccagtgtgggctccagcaagtctctggagggtcagaggctctttggatactgggggctccctgagggccgcactgggtcCTTGAGGGCCTGGGCTGGACTCTGAATCAGTTTCTCCAGATCCAGACAGCAGAGGTTTCAGACAGTGGCTGTTCAGAGTGTTGAAAGGCACTGCGTCTCATAGGCCGGAtctgggctgggcagcagcaaggAGGAACAGCAATTCATCTATCTGACCTGTGTTGGCTCAGAGCTCAGTctagccatatctactcagaagtaaacaccactGTGGTCAGTGAGCCTTCTCGCAGTCAAGTGGGGCTAGGACTGCACTTTCAGGCTCCTGGGAGTGGGCTCCACTGACTActgaggcttccttctgagcagacaggcataggctgaggctgccaccctgtccacgctttcctgggagtaagccccactgactagaatggggcttgcttctgagtagacctgcatgggctgGGGCTAGAAGCCCCCAGtctgcccgcccgcccctcccccccaggtcgCCCCTCTCCGCAGCCGCAGCTCTCACCCCTTCTCGCCCTTGTTGAGGAACTTCTGCACCTCCTTCACCCCTCGCCGGATCTGCTTCTGCTTCGCCGCTGTGGAGAGAAGGGACTGTGAGCGCGAGCCCCGAGCGCCGCCCGCCCTCCCGCACGCCCAGCCCCAGCAGCGCCCCGCACCGCCACCGCACCCTTCTTGATGCACTTGCAGAGCCTCCGCGTGAGCTTGCGCGAGGCCAGCGGGCGCGCGATGACGTTCACGTTCTCCGCCAGCTCCTCGTAGGACCGCTCCGGAGTCGCCTCGGGCTCCACCGTCTCCCCGGAGTCCTCGTGCTTGGCGCGGCCCATCGCTGCCACCAGAGAGAGAGGCGGGCACACGTGCTCCTTCCGCGCTGTGAGCCCTGGGAAACGAACCATAGAGATCTCGGTCCTCCACGTTCACCGCCACCCCATTGGACCGGGAACCTGGCCGTTTTTTCTAGCTCGACCAATAAGAACGCGCCATCGAAAAGGGAGCCCCGCCCACCACTCTGTGGAGTAGCGGCTGCCTATTTCCCGGCAGGCACCGCGCTCGGTGGGGCTCGTTTTGGAAGATGGCGGCGGGGACGGGTAGTGAGTGAGGGGCTCTCctctgggggggagggctgtgggcGGGGCTCTCCTCTCTCTTCACACTGAGTACCTGCAGTCTTAGGGACCGGTTCGGGGTCAGTAAGGCGCCTGTAAGGCCTTTCTAAGTGACGTGCAGGAGGAAAGCCTCCCGGGGGGGGCATTCGCCTGTCACACCATTGAGACTCACTTTCTCATcgcatgtggaactccctgccacaggttATTGCGATGGCACCTCGCCTAGAAGGAGACTGGGGCGCAAGTGCAGTCTAGAGGAGAGTCCATCGCAAGTCATGGTGACTGTACAGCCCCCAGGTtgagaggcagcctatctctgtaTGGGAGctgcatcaggatgcaggtctcttgttgtacTGAGTGCCCCCATTGTGGGCCACTGGGggtacaggaagccggactagatgaacccttgacctgg is a window from the Tiliqua scincoides isolate rTilSci1 chromosome 2, rTilSci1.hap2, whole genome shotgun sequence genome containing:
- the NHP2 gene encoding H/ACA ribonucleoprotein complex subunit 2; amino-acid sequence: MGRAKHEDSGETVEPEATPERSYEELAENVNVIARPLASRKLTRRLCKCIKKAAKQKQIRRGVKEVQKFLNKGEKGITVLAGDTLPIEVYCHIPIMCEDRNLPYVYIPSKTDLGTAAGSKRPTCVIMIKPHEEYQEAYDECLEEVEALPLPL